A genome region from Methanolinea sp. includes the following:
- the ilvA gene encoding threonine ammonia-lyase — protein MVSLSDIRAAARILEGKVIRTPLVYSPTFSSMTGAEVYLKLECMQKAGSFKVRGATNRILSGDSGVVKRGVIAASAGNHAQGVAVAAAIAGIPATIVMPEWVSLAKQEATRAYGAEVFLSGCSLEESIEVAKRMARERDLAFIHPYDDPLVIAGQGTIGLEILEDLPDAGCVVVPVGGGGLIAGIATALHALRPEIRVIGVQAAACPSAREALVAGHPVTVEARPTVADGIRVKRVGELAFPVVRDHVEEIVLVEEDAIVGAVLALLERKKVLAEGAGAAALAALLSGAVRLGRGEKVVVVVSGGNMDTFLLERVMRKGLYESGRMVQARVVLGDEGSSLPALLAIVAREGAVVTRVHHERGVPGLALHQTMVTLELEVRGPLHRARVIDAVRSSGYPVEPFPEDGRDRPGSSPREWTRPCGHRAGGP, from the coding sequence ATGGTCTCCCTCTCCGACATCAGGGCCGCGGCGAGGATCCTCGAGGGAAAGGTGATCCGGACACCCCTCGTTTACTCCCCCACGTTCTCGTCGATGACGGGGGCAGAGGTGTACCTGAAGCTCGAGTGCATGCAGAAGGCAGGCTCGTTCAAGGTGAGGGGCGCGACCAACCGGATACTCTCCGGGGACTCCGGTGTCGTAAAGAGGGGGGTAATAGCCGCCTCTGCCGGGAACCACGCCCAGGGTGTCGCCGTTGCCGCGGCCATCGCGGGGATCCCGGCCACAATCGTCATGCCCGAATGGGTCTCCCTCGCGAAACAGGAGGCGACGAGGGCGTACGGTGCAGAGGTCTTCCTCTCGGGCTGCAGCCTCGAGGAGAGCATCGAGGTGGCGAAGCGGATGGCGAGGGAACGGGACCTCGCCTTCATCCACCCCTACGACGACCCCCTCGTCATCGCCGGCCAGGGCACGATAGGACTCGAGATCCTCGAGGACCTCCCGGACGCCGGGTGCGTGGTCGTTCCCGTCGGGGGTGGCGGGCTGATCGCGGGGATCGCGACCGCGCTGCACGCACTCCGCCCGGAGATCCGCGTCATCGGGGTCCAGGCGGCCGCGTGCCCCTCGGCGAGGGAGGCCCTCGTTGCAGGCCACCCGGTCACCGTCGAGGCGCGGCCCACCGTCGCGGACGGGATAAGGGTCAAGAGGGTCGGGGAACTCGCCTTTCCCGTGGTGAGGGACCACGTGGAGGAGATCGTCCTCGTCGAGGAGGACGCGATTGTAGGAGCCGTGCTCGCGCTCCTCGAGCGGAAGAAGGTCCTCGCCGAGGGCGCGGGTGCCGCGGCCCTCGCCGCGCTCCTCTCGGGGGCAGTCCGGTTGGGGAGGGGGGAGAAGGTCGTGGTCGTGGTGAGCGGGGGGAACATGGACACGTTCCTCCTCGAACGGGTCATGAGGAAAGGGCTCTACGAGTCCGGGAGGATGGTCCAGGCCCGGGTCGTCCTCGGGGACGAGGGGTCCTCGCTCCCCGCGCTCCTCGCGATCGTGGCCCGGGAGGGTGCCGTCGTCACACGGGTCCACCATGAGAGGGGCGTTCCGGGGCTTGCTCTCCACCAGACGATGGTGACACTGGAGCTCGAGGTGAGGGGGCCCCTCCATCGAGCAAGGGTGATTGATGCGGTGAGGTCGTCCGGGTACCCTGTGGAACCCTTCCCGGAGGATGGGAGAGATCGACCTGGATCGAGCCCACGTGAATGGACGCGACCCTGTGGGCATCGTGCGGGGGGGCCCTGA
- the glmM gene encoding phosphoglucosamine mutase, with amino-acid sequence MTTKKLEKRLFGTNGVRGVAGTEMTPALALEIGLALGTMRPGTVAVGMDTRTSGPALASALKSGLLAAGCDVVDCGILPTPALQYIVRAHFDAGAMVTASHNPPEYNGIKVVEADGTEMDDEGSLALEGLIFGKSARMVAWDAVGRERAAPDLVEEYVDAVAKAHPPGTGEGMTVVVDPGCGAAAATTPEILSRMGCRVITLNSQMDGTFPGRLPEPSPEGLEPLARLVVETGAAFGVAHDGDGDRAVFVDERGNFIEENLEFALVADHVCRGRKGVIVTPVSTSRLAEVVARRHGCRVVYTPVGSIYVARTMIALAAQGTPVVFGGEGNGGLIFPGHQLCRDGAMTAVTMVSLLASSGESLSTLAGKMPRFSLIKEKFREKDPEGLIARLREHFSGENLDLTDGIRINRGDSWALVRPSGTEPLVRVMVESESEETARRLYGEIMEFIHR; translated from the coding sequence GTGACGACGAAGAAGCTCGAAAAGCGGTTGTTCGGGACGAACGGCGTGAGGGGGGTCGCGGGGACCGAGATGACCCCCGCACTCGCACTCGAGATCGGCCTTGCCCTCGGGACCATGCGCCCCGGGACAGTTGCCGTGGGAATGGACACGCGTACATCAGGCCCCGCGCTCGCGAGCGCGCTTAAGTCCGGCCTCCTTGCCGCCGGCTGCGACGTGGTCGACTGCGGCATCCTGCCCACGCCTGCCCTCCAGTACATCGTCAGGGCCCACTTCGACGCGGGAGCGATGGTCACCGCCTCCCACAACCCGCCGGAGTACAACGGGATAAAGGTCGTCGAAGCCGACGGGACCGAGATGGACGACGAGGGGAGCCTCGCCCTCGAGGGCCTCATCTTCGGGAAATCCGCGCGGATGGTGGCGTGGGACGCGGTCGGGCGCGAACGTGCCGCACCCGACCTCGTGGAGGAGTACGTGGACGCGGTCGCAAAAGCGCACCCCCCGGGGACCGGGGAAGGTATGACCGTCGTCGTGGACCCCGGCTGCGGTGCCGCGGCGGCCACGACCCCCGAGATCCTCAGCCGGATGGGGTGCCGCGTCATCACCCTCAACTCCCAGATGGACGGGACATTCCCCGGGAGGCTCCCCGAACCCTCCCCCGAGGGCCTCGAGCCCCTCGCGAGGCTCGTGGTCGAGACGGGCGCGGCTTTCGGAGTCGCCCACGACGGGGACGGGGACCGCGCCGTCTTCGTGGACGAGAGGGGGAATTTCATCGAGGAGAACCTCGAGTTTGCGCTCGTCGCGGACCACGTCTGCAGGGGGAGGAAGGGGGTCATCGTCACGCCCGTGAGCACGTCCCGCCTCGCAGAGGTCGTGGCCCGCAGGCACGGCTGCCGCGTCGTCTACACCCCCGTGGGGAGCATCTACGTGGCGAGGACAATGATCGCGCTCGCCGCGCAGGGCACACCGGTCGTCTTCGGGGGCGAGGGGAACGGCGGGCTGATATTCCCCGGGCACCAGCTCTGCAGGGACGGGGCCATGACCGCGGTGACGATGGTCTCCCTCCTCGCAAGTTCCGGCGAATCCCTCTCCACCCTCGCCGGGAAGATGCCCCGGTTCTCCCTCATAAAGGAGAAGTTCAGGGAGAAGGACCCCGAGGGGCTGATTGCCCGGCTGAGGGAGCACTTCTCCGGCGAGAACCTCGACCTGACCGACGGCATCAGGATCAACAGGGGCGACTCGTGGGCCCTCGTCCGTCCCTCGGGGACCGAGCCGCTCGTCCGCGTGATGGTCGAATCCGAGTCGGAAGAGACGGCGCGCCGGTTGTACGGGGAGATAATGGAGTTCATCCACCGGTAG
- a CDS encoding acylphosphatase has protein sequence MGASWEPTRSKTIEVRIAGRVQKVGLRNCVRHIAGKLNIRGEVMNLPDGTVKITASGDPLTLDKFVSMIYGCPRAHIRDMEICEVPFRSFPDFSVVYPAE, from the coding sequence GTGGGAGCGTCGTGGGAGCCGACCCGGAGCAAGACCATCGAGGTCCGGATCGCGGGGAGGGTGCAGAAGGTCGGACTCAGGAACTGCGTCCGCCACATCGCGGGGAAGCTCAACATCAGGGGCGAGGTGATGAACCTGCCCGACGGGACCGTGAAGATCACCGCGAGCGGAGACCCTCTCACGCTCGACAAGTTCGTCTCGATGATCTACGGGTGCCCGCGGGCCCACATCCGTGACATGGAGATCTGCGAGGTCCCCTTCAGGTCATTCCCCGACTTCTCGGTCGTTTACCCTGCGGAGTGA
- a CDS encoding DUF5806 family protein, with translation MRSHFGEADVNKYRKFKKVDGATYQKVNQFLRKRTYITAREWAIARLCTDFRTRNGAEMTFIGQNLPRLVPFMKEPYTPQAVNQARNSFKKKVYKSGATFFYGALCGFFTSEELDDLLFEASEVARFLLEVERTSIEIDDEIEIEDRITEVMRSVGKAAAHILRTRAEQEESAEKGHEATGNGDGESGSAGKDSPRVSPPPGAGDAPGREGE, from the coding sequence ATGCGCTCGCACTTCGGAGAGGCGGACGTGAACAAGTACAGGAAGTTCAAGAAGGTCGACGGGGCGACTTACCAGAAGGTGAACCAGTTCCTGCGGAAGAGGACCTACATCACCGCGAGGGAGTGGGCGATCGCGCGGCTCTGCACGGATTTCAGGACGAGGAATGGCGCCGAGATGACGTTCATCGGGCAGAATCTCCCCCGGCTCGTGCCCTTCATGAAAGAGCCGTACACCCCGCAGGCGGTCAACCAGGCCCGCAACTCGTTCAAGAAGAAGGTCTACAAGTCTGGCGCGACCTTCTTCTACGGCGCGCTGTGCGGCTTTTTCACGAGCGAGGAGCTCGACGACCTCCTCTTTGAGGCTAGCGAGGTCGCGCGTTTCCTCCTCGAGGTGGAGAGGACGTCGATAGAGATAGACGACGAGATAGAGATCGAGGACCGCATCACCGAGGTGATGCGCAGCGTCGGGAAAGCCGCGGCCCACATCCTCAGGACGAGGGCTGAGCAGGAGGAGTCGGCCGAAAAAGGCCACGAAGCGACCGGGAACGGGGATGGCGAGTCAGGATCGGCCGGCAAGGATTCCCCGCGAGTATCTCCCCCGCCCGGCGCCGGCGACGCCCCGGGGAGGGAGGGAGAGTGA
- the mobB gene encoding molybdopterin-guanine dinucleotide biosynthesis protein B — protein MRVIHVCGPSGSGKTTLIRSLVPLLSGTGQVAVVKHLGHHRFELPAGKDTTLFLDAGATASVGIDSGRAVIVRNDASLRQVLDVLSLSGTRFALVEGYKSLPLPKVITGPFPGAENVVLENPRPGDVLDHLGIFPEYFSPEGLAREVWAEGHVVATGSFPTRASLLPPAGRKEFYDRFFPLIGEMQEVRPGAAAVRTRVHLHQGLYFGGEDVVLFAVGCPSAGMVPAAVSRLSARIDAAVRDALAGAG, from the coding sequence GTGAGGGTCATCCACGTCTGCGGGCCCTCGGGTTCCGGGAAGACCACGCTCATCCGGTCGCTCGTCCCCCTCCTCTCGGGCACCGGGCAGGTGGCAGTCGTCAAGCACCTGGGACACCACCGGTTCGAGCTCCCCGCGGGGAAGGACACGACCCTCTTCCTCGACGCGGGCGCGACTGCATCGGTGGGGATCGACAGCGGGAGGGCGGTCATCGTCAGGAATGACGCATCCCTCCGGCAAGTCCTCGACGTGCTCTCCCTCTCCGGGACGAGGTTTGCACTCGTCGAGGGGTACAAGTCGCTCCCCCTCCCGAAGGTGATCACGGGCCCGTTCCCGGGCGCAGAGAACGTGGTGCTCGAGAACCCACGTCCCGGCGACGTCCTCGACCATCTCGGGATATTCCCCGAGTACTTCTCCCCCGAGGGGCTCGCCCGCGAGGTGTGGGCCGAGGGCCACGTCGTCGCGACCGGGTCCTTTCCCACCCGGGCGAGTCTCCTCCCCCCCGCGGGGAGAAAAGAGTTTTATGACCGCTTTTTCCCATTGATAGGTGAGATGCAGGAAGTGCGGCCGGGAGCGGCGGCGGTGAGGACGAGGGTTCACCTCCACCAGGGCCTCTACTTCGGCGGCGAAGACGTGGTGCTCTTCGCGGTGGGATGCCCGTCCGCCGGGATGGTCCCCGCGGCTGTCTCGCGGCTCTCCGCGCGCATCGACGCCGCGGTGAGGGATGCCCTCGCGGGCGCGGGGTGA
- a CDS encoding phenylacetate--CoA ligase: MPQEDLRKLQYRLLKTLVYRLYSFSPFYHRRMEEARVHPDDIRALEDIRKLPFMYKKDLRDNYPDKLFVVPQEDLVRYHVSSGTTGKPTVVGYTERDLENWTISLARALVSCGLGRGDVIQVSYGYGLFTGGLGLHYGAERIGATVLPTSVGNTERQIELMQDLGATAIACTPSYLLHIGEVAEKMGVSIPHDTKLRVGILGAEPWSENMRRRIQEWLGIKAYDIYGTSELYGPLFCECTEQKGFHVWGDLAYVEVLDPKTQEPLPPGERGELVFTMLQKEAMPLVRYRIGDISSLEEGICPCGRTHPRVQRITGRVDDMLIIRGINVFPSQVEYALMTIPEVGKHFQIIVDRKGALDDMLVQVELSPEAFSDKIPDLMQVKKKVEHRLKSILNVGVSVELVEPGSLPRFEGKAKRVIDRRKF; the protein is encoded by the coding sequence ATGCCGCAGGAGGACTTGAGGAAACTCCAGTACCGGCTCTTGAAGACACTCGTGTACAGGCTCTACAGTTTCTCCCCATTCTACCACCGCCGCATGGAGGAGGCGCGGGTCCACCCCGACGACATAAGGGCCCTCGAGGACATACGGAAACTCCCCTTCATGTACAAGAAGGATCTCCGCGACAATTACCCCGACAAGCTCTTCGTCGTGCCCCAGGAAGACCTCGTCAGGTACCACGTCTCGTCCGGCACGACGGGAAAGCCCACGGTCGTCGGGTACACGGAGAGGGACCTTGAGAACTGGACGATCTCGCTCGCCCGCGCCCTCGTCTCCTGCGGGCTCGGTCGGGGTGACGTGATCCAGGTGAGCTACGGGTACGGCCTCTTCACGGGCGGGCTCGGGCTCCACTACGGGGCCGAGCGGATCGGCGCGACGGTGCTCCCGACGAGCGTGGGGAACACGGAACGGCAGATCGAGCTGATGCAGGACCTCGGCGCGACGGCGATCGCCTGCACGCCGTCCTACCTCCTCCACATCGGGGAGGTCGCGGAGAAGATGGGGGTGAGCATCCCCCACGACACAAAGCTGAGGGTGGGGATCCTCGGCGCCGAACCGTGGTCCGAGAACATGCGCCGGCGCATCCAGGAGTGGCTCGGGATCAAGGCATACGACATCTACGGGACGAGCGAGCTCTACGGCCCGCTGTTCTGCGAGTGCACGGAGCAGAAGGGCTTCCACGTCTGGGGAGACCTCGCGTACGTCGAGGTCCTCGACCCCAAGACGCAGGAACCGCTCCCGCCCGGGGAACGCGGCGAGCTCGTCTTCACCATGCTCCAGAAGGAGGCAATGCCCCTCGTCAGGTACAGGATCGGGGACATAAGCTCTCTCGAGGAGGGCATCTGTCCCTGCGGGAGGACGCACCCCCGCGTCCAGAGGATCACCGGGAGGGTGGACGACATGCTGATCATCCGCGGGATCAACGTCTTCCCCTCGCAGGTAGAGTACGCCCTGATGACCATCCCCGAGGTCGGCAAGCACTTCCAGATCATCGTCGACAGGAAGGGGGCGCTCGACGACATGCTCGTCCAGGTGGAGCTCTCGCCGGAGGCGTTCTCTGACAAGATCCCGGACCTGATGCAGGTCAAGAAGAAGGTCGAGCACAGGTTGAAGAGCATCCTCAACGTGGGCGTGTCCGTGGAACTCGTCGAGCCGGGTTCCCTCCCCCGGTTCGAGGGTAAGGCAAAGAGGGTCATCGACAGGAGGAAGTTCTGA
- the cas1 gene encoding CRISPR-associated endonuclease Cas1 produces the protein MRETGMEKNGDGEVPWFLVSGFGAHIKATPRALVVQKKGRVDEIPIAGIRHLLVMGGHTLHTSVVQRLLSAGSCISFFSADGEPLGFLEPFGFRHDEVVREAQAQAFPHSYALALAKGSGHARILSLTRLQERLGRPLFYEGELEILEKSLAELEYLVRLEEVRRVHRLISDMYYEVLARTVPPGLGFRRRLPRPHRDPVNAMLSFAHGILFGNVCVAVVGAHLDPDVGFLSKGPGALVHDLCDPFRPAMVDDPVFSIAREGLSGDDYECGQDRCILSDDLIHEILGRLSRTIRQETIDSHVLALKNSLLKKTEFVVKVPEDGSLRRVNDREVGE, from the coding sequence GTGCGCGAGACAGGCATGGAAAAGAACGGCGACGGGGAGGTCCCGTGGTTCCTCGTGTCCGGATTCGGGGCGCACATCAAGGCAACGCCCCGTGCCCTCGTCGTCCAGAAGAAGGGCCGCGTCGACGAGATACCGATCGCCGGGATCCGGCACCTCCTCGTCATGGGAGGGCACACCCTCCACACGTCCGTGGTCCAGCGCCTCCTCTCCGCGGGGTCATGCATCTCGTTCTTCAGCGCCGACGGCGAGCCGCTCGGGTTCCTCGAGCCCTTCGGGTTCCGCCACGATGAGGTCGTGAGGGAGGCGCAGGCACAGGCATTCCCCCACTCCTACGCTCTCGCACTCGCGAAGGGGAGTGGCCACGCGCGGATCCTCTCCCTCACCCGGTTACAGGAGAGGCTCGGCCGGCCCCTCTTCTACGAGGGCGAGCTCGAGATACTCGAAAAGAGCCTCGCGGAGCTCGAGTACCTCGTCAGGCTCGAGGAGGTCCGGAGGGTGCACAGGCTGATATCCGACATGTACTACGAGGTCCTCGCGCGGACCGTCCCCCCCGGCCTCGGGTTCCGCCGCCGGCTCCCGCGGCCCCACAGGGATCCCGTCAACGCGATGCTCTCCTTCGCGCACGGTATCCTCTTCGGGAACGTGTGCGTCGCGGTCGTCGGGGCACACCTCGACCCGGACGTCGGTTTCCTCTCGAAGGGACCGGGGGCGCTCGTGCACGACCTGTGCGACCCTTTCCGGCCCGCGATGGTCGATGACCCCGTCTTCTCCATCGCGAGGGAGGGGCTCTCGGGCGACGACTACGAGTGCGGGCAGGACCGGTGCATCCTCTCCGACGACCTCATCCACGAGATCCTCGGGAGGCTCTCCCGCACGATCCGGCAGGAAACGATTGATTCCCACGTCCTCGCCCTGAAGAACTCACTCCTGAAGAAGACGGAGTTCGTCGTGAAGGTCCCGGAGGACGGGTCACTCCGCAGGGTAAACGACCGAGAAGTCGGGGAATGA
- a CDS encoding tyrosine-type recombinase/integrase: MPGGFFSEWLGRYRHYLRMRNYSPRTIQSYEQVVKHFAYFVWLKRNVDPKKIDFYWEDLSKARTETDVEVEPALLEDYLSFLNARRTYRPKTLHRIISTLSSFYRFLYTQGAVRTNPLIGVERPKIKGQELRYLKHSQVIRLIESIEDPRDRLIVRTIYATGVRVSELCSMNIEDIDFEDGTIRVRGKGGKIRIVFVDPETLAEMDKFIGSRIEGPLFPGQMGRHISPRSVQHIFRKYAPEGITPHKIRHSYASELYRRSKNLRVVQENLGHSSIKTTEIYLHTDLEERKRVYQEYFPLAGNSARERGKEEDRKAS, encoded by the coding sequence ATGCCTGGGGGATTTTTCTCGGAGTGGCTCGGGAGGTACCGTCACTACCTGAGAATGCGGAATTACTCCCCCAGGACCATCCAGAGCTACGAGCAGGTCGTGAAGCACTTTGCCTACTTCGTCTGGCTCAAGCGGAACGTCGATCCCAAGAAGATCGATTTCTACTGGGAGGATCTCTCCAAGGCGCGGACCGAGACGGACGTGGAAGTGGAACCTGCACTCCTCGAGGATTACCTCTCCTTCCTCAACGCCCGGCGCACGTACAGGCCCAAGACGCTCCACAGGATAATCTCCACGCTGAGCTCTTTCTACCGTTTCCTCTACACCCAGGGGGCAGTCAGGACGAACCCCCTGATAGGCGTGGAACGCCCGAAGATAAAGGGGCAGGAACTCCGGTACCTGAAGCACAGCCAGGTCATCCGGCTCATCGAGTCCATCGAAGACCCGCGGGACAGGCTGATCGTCCGGACGATCTACGCGACGGGGGTGAGGGTCTCGGAGCTGTGCAGCATGAACATCGAGGACATCGACTTCGAGGACGGGACGATCAGGGTCCGCGGGAAGGGGGGAAAGATCCGGATAGTCTTCGTCGACCCCGAGACGCTCGCCGAGATGGACAAGTTCATCGGTTCCCGCATCGAGGGACCCCTCTTCCCCGGGCAGATGGGCCGCCACATCTCCCCCCGGTCGGTCCAGCACATCTTCCGGAAGTACGCGCCCGAGGGGATCACGCCCCACAAGATACGGCACAGCTACGCGAGCGAGCTCTATAGGCGGTCGAAGAACCTGCGCGTCGTCCAGGAGAACCTCGGGCACTCCTCCATAAAGACCACGGAGATCTACCTGCACACCGACCTCGAGGAGCGAAAGAGGGTGTACCAGGAGTACTTCCCCCTCGCGGGGAACAGCGCGAGGGAGAGGGGGAAGGAGGAGGACAGGAAGGCATCGTGA
- a CDS encoding tetratricopeptide repeat protein, with the protein MHATALRPNAHLLVMLAFLLAAALVQAAAGEAQGGGGEAPAGTAAGWNALGSTYASQLRWDAAVDAYSRAIALDPGFARAYFNRGKAYAALGHYDEAIADYERAMALDRALSAVVEPFLEAAARNRGTRGAGQALLRGAMYQGGQFLAVDNTRGRSDVVVALAPERQRGAVLAVYVAKGYAQRFDQVVPPGIYDVYIMTGEGWDPAGRSFATTTGHFRWTLPAVFSGARHRGFTMTFIDWEPPASWWVHAVQPIPPEQFPLV; encoded by the coding sequence ATGCATGCCACCGCACTGAGGCCGAACGCGCACCTGCTGGTCATGCTCGCGTTCCTCCTCGCGGCCGCCCTCGTCCAGGCCGCGGCGGGAGAGGCGCAGGGAGGGGGCGGCGAGGCACCCGCGGGGACAGCCGCGGGGTGGAACGCCCTCGGGAGCACCTACGCGAGCCAGCTCCGCTGGGATGCTGCCGTGGATGCCTATTCCCGCGCCATCGCACTCGATCCCGGGTTCGCGCGGGCCTACTTCAACAGGGGGAAGGCGTACGCGGCGCTCGGCCACTACGACGAGGCGATCGCCGACTACGAGAGGGCGATGGCGCTCGACCGCGCGCTCTCGGCCGTCGTCGAGCCTTTCCTCGAGGCGGCCGCGAGGAACCGCGGGACAAGGGGAGCGGGCCAGGCACTCCTCAGGGGTGCCATGTACCAGGGCGGCCAGTTCCTCGCCGTCGACAACACGCGCGGCAGGTCCGACGTCGTCGTCGCCCTCGCGCCGGAGCGGCAGCGGGGAGCGGTCCTCGCGGTGTACGTGGCGAAGGGGTACGCGCAGCGGTTCGACCAGGTCGTTCCGCCGGGGATCTACGACGTCTACATCATGACCGGGGAGGGCTGGGATCCCGCGGGGAGGTCGTTTGCCACCACGACGGGCCATTTCAGGTGGACGCTCCCCGCCGTCTTCTCGGGGGCACGGCACAGGGGCTTTACGATGACGTTCATCGACTGGGAACCGCCGGCCTCGTGGTGGGTCCACGCGGTCCAGCCGATACCGCCCGAGCAGTTCCCCCTCGTGTGA
- a CDS encoding phenylacetate--CoA ligase: MYWDEKHETLPKKELERLQLKRLKKTLVHVQNVEFYRRQFREAGIRPSDIKTLEDVQKLPFTRKQDLRDGYPFGFFAVPIHEVVRIHTTSGTTGKPTVVGYTKKDLRTWANLIARNMTMVGLTDRDIFQNMVNYGMFTGGLGFHYGAELIGMTVIPSATGNTRRQIEMIHDFGVTAIHCTPSYALHLAEVAEEMGTGLDSLRTGLFGAEPWSESMRKELENKLGVTAYDSYGLSELFGPGVAFECTERDGLHIWHDCYLVEIVDPSTGEVLGEGEKGEMVVTPLVKEAMPLVRYRTGDITMLLGDGCACGRGQKIARIMGRSDDMLVIRGINVFPSQIEHVLLGIPEVGNQFMVYVDRVNHLDELTIEVEVNREYFSGELQDLARIQRKVVKELRDALDLRTTVKLVEPGSLPRFEGKAKRVIDRRGDSV; this comes from the coding sequence ATGTACTGGGACGAGAAACACGAGACCCTCCCGAAAAAGGAGCTCGAGCGCCTCCAGCTCAAGCGGCTCAAGAAGACGCTCGTCCATGTCCAGAACGTGGAGTTTTACAGGAGGCAGTTCCGGGAGGCGGGGATAAGACCGTCGGATATAAAGACGCTCGAGGACGTGCAAAAGCTCCCCTTCACCCGCAAACAGGACCTCCGCGACGGGTACCCGTTCGGGTTCTTCGCGGTCCCCATCCACGAGGTCGTGCGCATCCACACCACGTCCGGGACGACCGGGAAGCCCACCGTCGTCGGTTATACGAAGAAGGACCTCAGGACGTGGGCGAACCTCATCGCGAGGAACATGACGATGGTCGGGCTCACCGACAGGGACATATTCCAAAACATGGTCAATTACGGGATGTTCACGGGGGGGCTCGGGTTCCACTACGGGGCAGAGCTGATCGGGATGACGGTGATCCCGAGCGCCACGGGGAACACCCGCAGGCAGATCGAGATGATCCACGACTTCGGGGTGACCGCCATCCACTGCACCCCTAGCTACGCCCTCCACCTCGCCGAGGTCGCAGAGGAGATGGGAACGGGCCTTGACTCGCTCCGGACAGGCCTCTTCGGGGCGGAACCGTGGTCCGAGTCCATGAGGAAGGAACTCGAGAACAAGCTGGGCGTGACGGCGTACGACTCGTACGGGCTCTCGGAACTGTTCGGGCCGGGCGTCGCATTCGAGTGCACCGAACGCGACGGCCTCCACATCTGGCACGACTGCTACCTCGTCGAGATTGTCGATCCCTCGACGGGGGAAGTCCTCGGAGAGGGCGAGAAGGGGGAGATGGTCGTCACGCCGCTCGTAAAAGAGGCAATGCCCCTCGTCAGGTACAGGACCGGCGACATCACGATGCTCCTTGGAGACGGGTGCGCGTGCGGCCGGGGCCAGAAGATCGCACGTATCATGGGCAGGAGCGATGATATGCTTGTGATAAGGGGGATCAACGTGTTTCCATCCCAGATAGAACATGTGCTCCTCGGCATCCCGGAGGTGGGGAACCAGTTCATGGTGTACGTGGACAGGGTCAACCACCTCGACGAGCTGACGATCGAGGTGGAGGTCAACAGGGAGTACTTCTCCGGTGAGCTCCAGGACCTCGCGAGGATACAGAGAAAGGTTGTGAAGGAACTCCGCGACGCGCTCGATCTCCGGACGACCGTGAAACTCGTGGAACCGGGATCGCTTCCCCGGTTCGAGGGGAAGGCAAAGAGGGTCATCGACAGGAGGGGGGATAGCGTGTGA
- a CDS encoding SDR family oxidoreductase → MRYVVTGGAGFIGSHLAEELVSSGHEVTVIDDLSSGSADNIGNLTGNTRFRFVWGSVLDAGLLKREFEGSDGVFHQAAYVSVPGSIADPARSHEVTLTGTLAVLVAAREAGVRKVVHASSAAVYGNLPGVPKREDMPLNPLSPYAVAKCAGEYYCRVFSHLYGLETVSLRYFNVYGERQDPHSDYAAVIPRFIANLRAGRPPVIYGDGEQTRDFVYVRDVSRANVRAMEGSAEGVFNIGSGRGTRILELAEILIALTGYRGMPVHAAGRPGEVRHSVADISRARECLGWEPAYTLEEGLSRTLASAR, encoded by the coding sequence ATGCGGTACGTGGTCACAGGCGGCGCGGGTTTCATCGGGTCGCACCTCGCCGAGGAGCTCGTCTCCTCCGGGCACGAGGTGACCGTGATCGACGACCTCTCCTCGGGCAGCGCCGACAACATCGGCAACCTGACAGGGAACACCCGGTTCAGGTTCGTGTGGGGATCGGTCCTCGATGCCGGTCTCCTGAAGAGGGAATTCGAGGGTTCCGACGGTGTCTTCCACCAGGCGGCGTACGTCTCTGTCCCGGGTTCAATCGCGGATCCCGCGAGGAGCCATGAGGTCACGCTCACGGGGACTCTCGCGGTCCTCGTCGCGGCGAGGGAGGCAGGGGTGAGGAAGGTCGTGCACGCGTCTTCTGCCGCGGTCTACGGCAACCTGCCCGGAGTCCCCAAGAGGGAGGACATGCCGCTTAACCCCCTCTCGCCCTACGCCGTCGCGAAGTGCGCGGGGGAGTACTACTGCAGAGTCTTCTCTCACCTCTACGGCCTTGAAACGGTCTCCCTGAGGTACTTCAACGTCTACGGGGAGAGGCAGGACCCCCACTCGGATTACGCCGCAGTCATCCCGCGGTTCATCGCGAACCTCCGCGCCGGGAGGCCGCCCGTCATCTACGGCGACGGGGAGCAGACGCGGGACTTCGTGTACGTGAGGGACGTGTCGAGGGCAAACGTGCGCGCCATGGAGGGCAGCGCGGAAGGGGTGTTCAACATCGGGTCCGGGAGGGGGACGCGCATCCTCGAGCTCGCGGAGATCCTCATCGCCCTCACCGGGTACAGGGGCATGCCGGTCCATGCCGCGGGCAGGCCTGGCGAGGTGCGGCACTCCGTCGCGGACATCTCGCGCGCACGGGAGTGCCTCGGGTGGGAGCCCGCGTACACCCTCGAGGAGGGCCTTTCCCGCACGCTCGCGTCGGCGCGGTGA